The genomic interval TCCACATTTCAACTTTATCTGGAGTAAAGAGATATATAGCCAGAGTGTTTTATCCTACTTAGTACGGTACCCATAACCACTATCAACATCACgtcacacacacacaattCACAATGCTCCGAACAATCTCCAGAACCCGGACCATGGTCCCCAGCCGACATTTGATCTCATACAGATTCTTCTCCGACGTGTCCACGACCAAGGGAGAGACGTTCACTCTGACCAAACACTTTTTGGATGCCTCCAATACCGCCCACATTGCCGTCTACTCGCTCAACCGGCCCGAGGCCATGaactccatctccaagaagcttctggaggaatTTGAGACCTACATCAACTCGCTGGCAGCCGAAGGACGTCATCAGAATGTCACCAACACTCGTGCTCTGATTCTGAGCTCGGAGCTGCCCAAGGTTTTCTGTGCTGGAGCAgatctcaaggagcgaaagaCATTTACTGATGCTGACACCGCTGCCTTCCTTAACAAGCTCAATGGCACTCTCGACACCATCCAGAGCCTGCACATGCCCACTATCACTGCCATTCAGGGCTTTGCCCTCGGAGGAGGCGCTGAGATCTCCCTGGCTACAGACTTCCGAGTTCTGTCTGATGTGGCCCAATTTGGTCTGCCCGAGACCCGTTTGGCAATCTTGCCTGGCGCTGGAGGAACCAAGCGACTCCCCAAGCTGATTGGATACTCTCGAGCTCTTGATCTGGTGCTCACTGGACGACGAGTAAAGGCCGACGAGGCTCTCCATCTTGGTATTGCCAACCGAACCGGCGAGAACGCCCTCGAGACTGCCCTTGAAATGGCTAAGCTCATCTGTGAGGGAGGACCCATTGCGATCAATGCGGCAAAGATGGCTGTTCGAGGCCAGTCCAAGGAGTGGGAGATCGCCGCCTAC from Yarrowia lipolytica chromosome 1F, complete sequence carries:
- a CDS encoding uncharacterized protein (Compare to YALI0F22121g, similar to uniprot|Q7S1U1 Neurospora crassa NCU09058.1 hypothetical protein) — protein: MLRTISRTRTMVPSRHLISYRFFSDVSTTKGETFTLTKHFLDASNTAHIAVYSLNRPEAMNSISKKLLEEFETYINSLAAEGRHQNVTNTRALILSSELPKVFCAGADLKERKTFTDADTAAFLNKLNGTLDTIQSLHMPTITAIQGFALGGGAEISLATDFRVLSDVAQFGLPETRLAILPGAGGTKRLPKLIGYSRALDLVLTGRRVKADEALHLGIANRTGENALETALEMAKLICEGGPIAINAAKMAVRGQSKEWEIAAYNKVVNSEDKFEALSAFKEKRKPIFKGR